The stretch of DNA AAATACTTTAATATTAATATTCATTTAAGCTTTTTTAGATAATAAATCATCTCTAGAATTCATTAAACTTAAAGTTGTAGTAGGGTTCTTAAATAAATAAAAATATTCGATAGCTATATATAATTCGTTTAATTCTGAATAAATCATAAGCTTTTTTTCATAAGGCTCTAATCCACTAAACATAATTATCTCATTTAGTTTTTTTAGAGTGTAGTTTAGCTCCTTTTCAATTTTCAAAAACTGATATGTAGATTTATCTAAAATATTAAGTTGAAATGCTACTCTAAAAGCATTAAACCAATTGGAAACTCCTAGTTTCTTAAAAATATTTTCGTCTATGTGCTTTAAATAATTAAACTTGATATTTAAATGTTTTAATATATCTCGAGTTTGTAAACATTGATGTTCATATTTATATTTCATAAAATCAATTTCTTCTTTTACAAGCTTGAACTTTTGTTTGTTCTTTCTATACTCCAACATTTCATTTTCACAAGAAACATAAAACTCTATTAGATCTTGTTTTAGTTTGCTATTTGATATTACTTTAGCATTAATGTAAGTATCAAAAATGTTTTCAGTATGTTTTAAAGCAACCTCTTTAATAATATCTTCAACGAAATCCTTTTTTAGTAAAAGGCCCACATTAAAGGCTTCTAAAATTATTTCTACCCAGTTTTTAGTTTTAAACTTTTTTTTAATATTGTTCTTAATTTTAGTAGTTTTTTTATTATCAATATCTAAAAAAGAGCTTATCTCGGCATCATTTAGATTATGAACATGAAGCCTTAAATACAATAATTCCAATTGATTCAAAAATATGTTATTTGTTGAAGTATCTTTTTTTATGTTCAAATGTTTTATATCCATGTTATGTATGTTTTTTTATTACTATAAATTAGTTTTAAAATAAGATTAAGCTTGTAAAGCTTTACTAAAAATATCTATGCTCTTAATCTGAAGGTATATTTAATGTCATTGTTAAATTATTTGTTTAAAAAGCAACTCCTATTTTAAAAAATGTGCTTAACCTCCAATAGTTTTCTATATCTGGTTCCCATTCTTTACCATCTGTTCTTAAATCTTCCGAAGATGTTACTCCAATATAAAATCCATTATCAAAATAGCGGTCTATGCCTGCTTCAAAACCTATGGTTGGATGAACAGCTTCACGTTTTATTAAACCTATTTTAAATCCTGAGTAATAGCGCCATTCATCAAAAAGACTATGCAAATTGATACTTGTAAATGGGACACTAGTCCATTCGAAATAATCCTTCCCTCTTAAATCAGGAAAAGCAAACAATTGCGTTTTAACATAAGTATATGTCATCTGATACTCTACACCAACTCCTATATTAAAACCATCTTTATAAGTAGCTCCAGGGTCTATAGATCCAAATACTGTATAACGTTTGTCTTGAGCTTGTAAGACGGTGCTTGCAATAAACATTATAATTACAATTATTATTTTTTCCACCTATACGTGCTTTTAATTAATATTATATAGTCAAGATCTTTTGTTTTTAACATATTCCTTAAACATCAAGAAACAGTTCAACTCTACTCTATCTACTATTTATTCTATGTGCTATGTATTGGAAAATAATCCTCAAAAATTTTATTAACTGTCGGTTTAGACAGTGGTTTTTTCTTAAAACTTGAAACCTCTTCTATCCTTTCGGCCTTTTTTTCATCATTTGGATTTGAAGATGTTGTTAGCATTACTATTTTTATGTCCTTTTTGCTAACATCCAGTTTCTTGTATTCCATTAAAAACTCCCAACCATTCATAACTGGCATATTAATATCAAGAAAAATCAAATTTGGCTGCGGATACTCTCCTTCAACAGTTAATTTTAGAAACTCTAAAGCTTTTTGTCCGTTTTCCGCAATGTATACTTGTTTTGCAAGATTCATTTTTTCAATAATTAATTTGTTGAAAAAGTTTGTTGCCTTGTCATCATCTATTAACAAAATACAGTCTACCTTATTTTCTATTGCTCTATTCCTATTCATTTTCACTTTAAAAACATATCTTAATTATATCATATTTGGAATTGTAAAATAAAATGTACTTCCACTGATAGAACACGAGTCTAACCATATTCTTCCACCGTGTATGTTTACTATTTTCTTACAGAAAAAGAGGCCAACCCCTAAGCTTCTATACTCATTTTTAGATCCCAGCATTCTAAAGATTCCAAATATTTTCTTCTGGTGTATAGGATCTATACCAATACCATTATCTTTTACCTTAAAAATCCATACGTCATTTTTTAACTGTGCCGATATCTCAATAATTGGTACCGAATTTTTCTTGCGAAACTTAATAGCATTAGATATCAGGTTCTCAAATAGTATTAATAACTCTTTCCTATATCCTTTTAACTTAGGTAGTTTCTTAATATGAAATATAGTCTTCGTTTCAGATATTGTAGATGAAAGCCTTTCCCGGACTTCCACTGCTAGAATATTACAGTCTACCACTGTTAAATCTTTATCCTGCCCTATAAGCAAATAATCCAATAACCCTTTTATCTTTAATTTCATGATAAGAGCAGATTGTAAAATAAAGTGTAAATAATCATTCGCATTTCCATCCAAAACATTTTTACATTCATCATCAAGTAAATCAGCAAAACTCGTAATTGTACAAAGTGGTTCTTGCAAATCATGAGACGCTATATAAATAAACTGCTCCAACTCTGTATTTAAAACATATAATTCTCGAGTTTTATCTTCTATCATATTCTCAAGGATACGAATCTTCTCTTCTGCCTTTTTAAGCTTTTTTTCATGTATATTGGTACTCACAATCATTCGTTAAACTTTAAATGAAAGTCACAAAACTCTAAGTCATTCTTAGTATAAATGGTATGTCTTTGCTCTATCGATGAATTAAAATAGCTGGCTACACCATCAATTAATCCTTCCATAAATGAATACAGTTTTCTTTTAGAATAATAAGTAATAATAAGTTCATTCTTATTAGGCTCTGCATACTGAAATACTGGCAGTTGAGTTCCTTGATAAAGCTTTTGAACTTCAACATGTACTATACTGTCAACCGTTTTAAGAAATTCCTTAGGACAATCGTAAGGCATCACAAAATTAGGAAAGCGTTCCACTAATTTATACAAAGTATATCTGCCTAGTTTTACAAAAAAATCTGATATATTTATAGATAACTTTTCTGATGATCTAGTTATAATCTCCATCATGTCACTATCCGGATACGTTCCAGGTCCAACATACGGTTCTTTGGTATGCAATTCACATTCCTTAAGAATCTCATTAAGAACCTCCTCACCATAATAATCAATGATAAAACTTTCAGTTATATTAAAGATGATTCCTTTCATGATACAGAAATAGTTATATTTTTTTGCAAGTAAAAACGATTCGTTCTAATAACCTTTTTCGTTTATTTTATTCATTTTATATTACCTTTTATAATTTTTTTAGCTTCTACTAAAACCACCCCCTTATAAAGAATACAACCCCTGGAGTTTCCTACTACCTCCAAAAACTATCATACAGAGGGCGGATCAAATTACATTTAGCAATACGTAATTATTAAAGTTTATACCCAGATGCTCAATCCTTTATGTTTATACAAAAAAATCTATAGTATAATGTAGTTATATAATATTAGCACCAGTAGATAGATTGTTTTTAATTGTGACATAAGTTTGAGGGTTATATATTATTTTCTCTGATTTTTACTTCTCAGGTTTTACTATCAAAAAAACTTTTTATTTATATGACGTACTGAAAAAACTAAATTATGGAGACAACACATCGCATACATTTTTAGTATACCAACAGCATCTATATTTAAACATCTATCTCTTAAAAAATAATACATACCTTTACAAAATACACTAGTTTAACAGCCAAAATAAGTACATTAATCATTTAAAATTTCCTTAGTTAATTCAATAAAACTTATATTAAATAAGCTATGTTCAATCAAATATACTTCAACCATTGTATTAAGACAATACACTTTATATTAGTGAGATGTTTTGTACAATAAGTGAACATATATTACTATTAACTGTGTATTATCAATAACTTGTTATGTATTTTAAATCATGTGAATTTTAATACTATTGATATTTTCAATAAAGAATTTCTTGAAACCAACTATCCTCGAGGTAGAGCCATAGAGATATTTAGCTGGTTTCATACCCAATCAAGTTGCCCACAGGTTTTGACCTGAAAAAAGTCAAAAACCAAAATTCTGTATTTAGATTACTCATGCATTTTATTTCATTAAATAGGAAATCGTGAATGCTTTGCATTTCCCGTTTTATTCATTATGCAATATTTTTATAATAATGAATTCATGAATCTTACGATTTCACGGGAATGACAATTTCAATGGAAATCCAGAAGCAAGCATCAGGGAATTCTTTTCGATTAAAAAACCCTATTAACACACTATTTACTTATTAATATTCATCCGTCTTTGTCTACAGTATCATCACCATCTAAATCTATTTGGTAACGGAGGCAAGCCCCTGAGAATTCTTCTCGATTAAAACAAAGTACATTTAATTAGATAAAATGTATAAATCGGCATTCTTTTTATTAAGTCACAAAATTATCCCTAGTATTCTGCCAAGACAACAGTCTTTTTATTAGTGTATATGTTTTAGACATAAGTGGTGTTTTTTAAAGGTTAGTTGATAAATTTTAACCTGTATAGGCATACAATACCTACTATAAACAGGCTACTTAGTACAAAGTAGATTAAAAAATTATCTTATATTTCTGGTTCAATAGCAGAAAACGTTGGGCAACATTCTCTCAAAACCTAACTATATTATAAAAACGTCATAAATAAAATACAGATATTGTATTCGATGAGAATTAACAGCCCTACTCTCCGCCCTATAAAAAAAAATGGCTTAGTCTATCTTTTTTACCTCTTAACAGCACATTTTTTACCTGCCCAGATTACTAATACATCTTTTCTTTATAAGAGTGAAATAAGCGTATTGGTAGCTAGCTCTTTTTATTCAAATGATAAAAATGATTTGAAAAGCTTCTTAACCAACAGGTCCATTAATTTAATACAAAACTATAATGTGGCATCTTATAGTTTAAAAGGAAAGCTACTAGCTTTATACAAAAATAAAGTCTTCATTATAAGTACCGTTATTTTTGTTTTAATCTTTACACTTTACAAACTATATAATGATTCTTATTTACTAAAAACAAAATATCTGGGAGAGATTAAACATTTAAATCTAAAGCTAAAATTGCTCCAATTACAAATGAATCCTCATTTTGTTTTTAACACCATTGGTGGTATAGAAAGCTTATTTATAAAAAAAAATGAAAAGGAAATCAATAGATATGTTGGATCGTTAACATCTTTAATGCGTAAAACACTTGACATCTGTAATAAAGACTCTATAACTATAGGAGAAGAAATAGAGTATCTAAAACTGTATATAAATTTAATGAGATTTAGACTGAATAATAACCTAAAAGCAAAGTATAATATAGATAAAACCATATCTCTTGAAAACAAAATAGGGTGTATGTTGTTTCAACCTATTGTTGAAAATGCTATTATTCACGGTTTGGCTCCAAAATCTGACAATCGTGAGCTTATCATTTCTTTTAATAAAAAAGGAAACCTCTTAATTGGTATCGTAAAAGATAATGGTGTAGGAAGAAAAGCAGCATTTAAAAAGAAAAAAGAACATACATCGTGGGCTACAAAATCCATAGAAGAAAGAATCAAGATTTTTAATCAGATACATGATCAAAAAGTAAAATATAAGTTTAAAGATTTAACCAAAAATGGACTCCCAAGTGGAAGTCTTGTCAAATTAATTATTCCATTAGTTTAAAATTAAAAACCCTAAAAGACAAAAATAAAAATGAAACAAATTAAAACCCTCCTTATAGATGATGAAATAAATCTTCTTGATTTACTTGAAAGGTATCTAAAAAAACACACTTCCTCTTCCATAAACATTGTTGGCAAAGCAACATCGAAAAAGGAAGGTATAGAACTGATAAAGAAACATACTCCAGAATTGGTATTTCTGGATATTCACTTAAGCGATGGCAACG from Flavivirga spongiicola encodes:
- a CDS encoding sensor histidine kinase — translated: MKSFLTNRSINLIQNYNVASYSLKGKLLALYKNKVFIISTVIFVLIFTLYKLYNDSYLLKTKYLGEIKHLNLKLKLLQLQMNPHFVFNTIGGIESLFIKKNEKEINRYVGSLTSLMRKTLDICNKDSITIGEEIEYLKLYINLMRFRLNNNLKAKYNIDKTISLENKIGCMLFQPIVENAIIHGLAPKSDNRELIISFNKKGNLLIGIVKDNGVGRKAAFKKKKEHTSWATKSIEERIKIFNQIHDQKVKYKFKDLTKNGLPSGSLVKLIIPLV
- a CDS encoding heme NO-binding domain-containing protein, whose product is MKGIIFNITESFIIDYYGEEVLNEILKECELHTKEPYVGPGTYPDSDMMEIITRSSEKLSINISDFFVKLGRYTLYKLVERFPNFVMPYDCPKEFLKTVDSIVHVEVQKLYQGTQLPVFQYAEPNKNELIITYYSKRKLYSFMEGLIDGVASYFNSSIEQRHTIYTKNDLEFCDFHLKFNE
- a CDS encoding sensor histidine kinase, producing MSTNIHEKKLKKAEEKIRILENMIEDKTRELYVLNTELEQFIYIASHDLQEPLCTITSFADLLDDECKNVLDGNANDYLHFILQSALIMKLKIKGLLDYLLIGQDKDLTVVDCNILAVEVRERLSSTISETKTIFHIKKLPKLKGYRKELLILFENLISNAIKFRKKNSVPIIEISAQLKNDVWIFKVKDNGIGIDPIHQKKIFGIFRMLGSKNEYRSLGVGLFFCKKIVNIHGGRIWLDSCSISGSTFYFTIPNMI
- a CDS encoding response regulator, coding for MNRNRAIENKVDCILLIDDDKATNFFNKLIIEKMNLAKQVYIAENGQKALEFLKLTVEGEYPQPNLIFLDINMPVMNGWEFLMEYKKLDVSKKDIKIVMLTTSSNPNDEKKAERIEEVSSFKKKPLSKPTVNKIFEDYFPIHST